The following coding sequences lie in one Aricia agestis chromosome 18, ilAriAges1.1, whole genome shotgun sequence genomic window:
- the LOC121735973 gene encoding uncharacterized protein LOC121735973 isoform X1 has translation MGRPKDLRIWEHYRTLPNKSVSCKLCNKVYKFSNAAKMLQHLITCPKSPETLKDSMKLIKDSSSKTKMSGLSEIETNDSFISPSSSANTTINAEFQDTDDHIKTELARAIFVTGTPLSMVQHPLWIQFFEKLQPKFKIPSRKALATKYLDKIYREMRFELNEELNACSYLHLQCDGWSNLRNEGIINFLISKPQPAYVKSLNTESNPHTSEYLSQEVEKVMKVYGANKFLVLIGDNARNIQKAFELTKLKYPHVVPLGCCAHILNLLCQDIVKIQEVTVFIMQAINIIKTVKRSQRLSSLLIKSRQGEDSTQTLKLPCATRWGSHVTSLKSLKANKIALQILTVKEDVVISRDIKDLILSDDFWTKTGECISILEPVTESIFYLESDQNRLHRTYITFRDVQAKIRFALNEISTLSEESKQQILTSVSSRCNMAMRPIHFAAYILDPRTLGVELTQEEELKGMEFIYNLSQHLSLSNVMADLACYKAKENFWARGFVWSSLDSIEPLIWWKGICGSTELSKVAIRILSAPCTSAATERSFSIQGYIHNNKRNRLTTERTEKISFICYNWNLKHKAECEDIQFNEENTLEAFIEQVNEHNSLDEIEPIEPIQFIACNNSESDSD, from the coding sequence ATGGGGAGACCTAAAGATTTACGCATATGGGAGCACTACCGTACTTTACCAAACAAGTCTGTTTCTTGCAAGCTTTGTAATAAGGTCTACAAATTCAGTAATGCTGCCAAAATGCTTCAACATCTTATCACTTGTCCAAAATCTCCAGAAACATTAAAAGACTCTATGAAACTTATAAAAGATAGCTCGTCCAAAACCAAAATGTCTGGACTGTCAGAGATAGAGACAAATGATTCTTTTATAAGCCCCTCGTCGTCTGCTAACACTACAATAAATGCTGAGTTTCAAGACACCGATGATCATATAAAAACAGAATTAGCGAGAGCTATATTTGTAACAGGGACGCCACTATCGATGGTGCAACATCCTTTATGGATACAATTTTTCGAAAAATTGcaaccaaaatttaaaataccttcACGTAAAGCTTTAGCgacaaaatacttagataaaatatatagagAAATGCGTTTTGAGTTAAATGAGGAACTAAATGCTTGTAGTTACTTACACCTTCAGTGCGATGGCTGGTCTAATTTAAGAAATGAAGGAATAATAAACTTTCTTATATCAAAACCTCAACCTGCATACGTTAAAAGTTTGAATACAGAAAGTAATCCTCACACTAGTGAATACCTTAGCCAAGAAGTTGAAAAAGTAATGAAAGTATATGGAGCAAATAAGTTTCTTGTACTTATTGGCGATAACGCTAGAAATATACAAAAGGCATTCGAATTAACAAAACTCAAATATCCACATGTTGTTCCTCTCGGTTGCTGTGCACATATCCTTAACTTGTTGTGCCAAGATATTGTAAAGATACAAGAAGTAACTGTGTTTATTATGCAagccataaatataataaaaactgttAAAAGGAGTCAACGATTAAGTTCCTTGTTGATAAAATCAAGGCAGGGTGAAGATTCTACACAAACACTAAAATTGCCTTGTGCTACAAGATGGGGAAGTCATGTTACTTCGTTAAAAAGTTTGAAAGCAAATAAGATAGCTTTGCAAATATTAACAGTTAAAGAAGATGTGGTAATTTCAAGAGATATTAAAGATTTAATTCTAAGTGATGATTTCTGGACGAAGACAGGGGAATGTATAAGTATTTTGGAACCAGTCACTGAAAGCATATTTTACTTAGAGAGCGACCAGAATCGTTTGCATCGCACATACATTACATTTAGAGATGTACAAGCTAAGATACGTTTTGCATTAAATGAGATTTCGACATTGAGCGAAGAAAGCAAACAGCAGATTCTAACATCAGTATCTTCAAGATGCAATATGGCAATGAGGCCAATACATTTTGCAGCATATATTCTAGACCCCAGGACTCTAGGAGTCGAACTTACTCAAGAGGAAGAACTTAAGGGTATGGAGTTTATCTACAATTTAAGCCAACACTTAAGTTTGTCAAATGTAATGGCAGATTTGGCGTGTTATAAAGCTAAAGAAAACTTTTGGGCCAGAGGATTTGTATGGAGCTCATTAGATAGCATTGAGCCCCTAATATGGTGGAAAGGTATTTGTGGTTCCACTGAGTTAAGCAAAGTAGCGATTCGTATTCTATCAGCTCCCTGTACTTCGGCAGCCACTGAGCGTTCCTTTAGTATCCAAGGCTACATACATAATAACAAAAGAAATCGACTTACAACTGAAAGAACTGAAAAAATTTCATTCATTTGTTATAACTGGAATCTTAAACATAAAGCTGAATGCGAGGACATTCAGTTTAATGAAGAAAATACCTTAGAAGCTTTCATTGAGCAAGTAAATGAACATAACAGTTTAGACGAAATAGAGCCTATCGAACCTATACAATTCATCGCTTGTAATAACTCTGAATCTGACAGTGATTGA
- the LOC121735973 gene encoding uncharacterized protein LOC121735973 isoform X2, translating into MGRPKDLRIWEHYRTLPNKSVSCKLCNKVYKFSNAAKMLQHLITCPKSPETLKDSMKLIKDSSSKTKMSGLSEIETNDSFISPSSSANTTINAEFQDTDDHIKTELARAIFVTGTPLSMVQHPLWIQFFEKLQPKFKIPSRKALATKYLDKIYREMRFELNEELNACSYLHLQCDGWSNLRNEGIINFLISKPQPAYVKSLNTESNPHTSEYLSQEVEKVMKVYGANKFLVLIGDNARNIQKAFELTKLKYPHVVPLGCCAHILNLLCQDIVKIQEVTVFIMQAINIIKTVKRSQRLSSLLIKSRQGEDSTQTLKLPCATRWGSHVTSLKSLKANKIALQILTVKEDVVISRDIKDLILSDDFWTKTGECISILEPVTESIFYLESDQNRLHRTYITFRDVQAKIRFALNEISTLSEESKQQILTSVSSRCNMAMRPIHFAAYILDPRTLGVELTQEEELKV; encoded by the exons ATGGGGAGACCTAAAGATTTACGCATATGGGAGCACTACCGTACTTTACCAAACAAGTCTGTTTCTTGCAAGCTTTGTAATAAGGTCTACAAATTCAGTAATGCTGCCAAAATGCTTCAACATCTTATCACTTGTCCAAAATCTCCAGAAACATTAAAAGACTCTATGAAACTTATAAAAGATAGCTCGTCCAAAACCAAAATGTCTGGACTGTCAGAGATAGAGACAAATGATTCTTTTATAAGCCCCTCGTCGTCTGCTAACACTACAATAAATGCTGAGTTTCAAGACACCGATGATCATATAAAAACAGAATTAGCGAGAGCTATATTTGTAACAGGGACGCCACTATCGATGGTGCAACATCCTTTATGGATACAATTTTTCGAAAAATTGcaaccaaaatttaaaataccttcACGTAAAGCTTTAGCgacaaaatacttagataaaatatatagagAAATGCGTTTTGAGTTAAATGAGGAACTAAATGCTTGTAGTTACTTACACCTTCAGTGCGATGGCTGGTCTAATTTAAGAAATGAAGGAATAATAAACTTTCTTATATCAAAACCTCAACCTGCATACGTTAAAAGTTTGAATACAGAAAGTAATCCTCACACTAGTGAATACCTTAGCCAAGAAGTTGAAAAAGTAATGAAAGTATATGGAGCAAATAAGTTTCTTGTACTTATTGGCGATAACGCTAGAAATATACAAAAGGCATTCGAATTAACAAAACTCAAATATCCACATGTTGTTCCTCTCGGTTGCTGTGCACATATCCTTAACTTGTTGTGCCAAGATATTGTAAAGATACAAGAAGTAACTGTGTTTATTATGCAagccataaatataataaaaactgttAAAAGGAGTCAACGATTAAGTTCCTTGTTGATAAAATCAAGGCAGGGTGAAGATTCTACACAAACACTAAAATTGCCTTGTGCTACAAGATGGGGAAGTCATGTTACTTCGTTAAAAAGTTTGAAAGCAAATAAGATAGCTTTGCAAATATTAACAGTTAAAGAAGATGTGGTAATTTCAAGAGATATTAAAGATTTAATTCTAAGTGATGATTTCTGGACGAAGACAGGGGAATGTATAAGTATTTTGGAACCAGTCACTGAAAGCATATTTTACTTAGAGAGCGACCAGAATCGTTTGCATCGCACATACATTACATTTAGAGATGTACAAGCTAAGATACGTTTTGCATTAAATGAGATTTCGACATTGAGCGAAGAAAGCAAACAGCAGATTCTAACATCAGTATCTTCAAGATGCAATATGGCAATGAGGCCAATACATTTTGCAGCATATATTCTAGACCCCAGGACTCTAGGAGTCGAACTTACTCAAGAGGAAGAACTTAAGG TATAG